From a region of the Nothobranchius furzeri strain GRZ-AD chromosome 12, NfurGRZ-RIMD1, whole genome shotgun sequence genome:
- the LOC107396844 gene encoding N-acetylmuramoyl-L-alanine amidase isoform X1: protein MDGGFWKGTLVLLVCTYTAEASLSLHMDDFIKAVKRVEAQDPGSKPVAVLKRLRRAAGLNDAFIQHFLSDAATSGPELEANLSAYVHKAVHHSVQEDAREEGVVLTSDGTTVALRPLLLGLEAGFLSKTRGQARGLYHLTLAKDLGLSLRRRSNRQHFDADGCWDNLTSPRVFTLSAKPSLLTTALVNGGMDGVVLGMEVSGKARQHLKLSSLLTEYYNHQLNSEGLDSAPRLISRRRRENFKGLTLPPALARWVVKSVELEQQLGGNPSGETKKQLRALVRNRLKAFFHTVTGCPPIIPRCMWGAEPYRGTPTRLTLPLSFMYIHHTHSPSEPCLTFQQCSADMRSMQRFHQEDRGWDDIGYSFVAGSDGYIYEGRGWHWQGAHTLGHNSKGYGVSFIGDYTARLPSQHAMRLVRDQLAACAVGGGRLASSFTVQGHRQVVSTSCPGDTFYEEIRGWERFGEVKK from the exons ATGGATGGAGGCTTCTGGAAGGGGACGCTGGTGCTGTTGGTCTGCACCTACACTGCTGAAG CCTCACTTTCCCTCCACATGGACGACTTCATTAAGGCTGTGAAGCGGGTGGAGGCTCAGGACCCCGGATCGAAGCCGGTAGCTGTGCTGAAACGGCTACGCAGAGCCGCCGGCCTCAACGACGCGTTCATTCAACACTTCCTCTCTGACGCCGCCACCAGTGGTCCTGAACTGGAAGCTAACCTCTCAGCTTACGTTCACAAGGCTGTGCATCACAGCGTGCAGGAAGACGCCAGAGAAGAAGGAGTGGTTCTGACTTCTGATGGTACCACTGTTGCCCTCAGGCCACTCCTCCTGGGTCTTGAAGCTGGGTTCCTGTCCAAGACTCGAGGACAAGCCAGAGGCCTCTACCACCTGACTCTGGCCAAAGACCTGGGCCTTTCCTTAAGGCGGCGCTCCAACAGACAGCACTTTGATGCCGATGGCTGCTGGGACAACCTAACCTCTCCTCGGGTGTTCACCCTCTCAGCCAAACCATCGCTGCTAACTACAGCTCTGGTTAACGGAGGCATGGATGGTGTGGTACTGGGGATGGAGGTGTCTGGCAAAGCAAGACAACATCTCAAGCTCAGCAGTCTGCTGACGGAGTACTACAACCACCAGCTGAACAGCGAGGGACTGGACAGCGCCCCTCGTCTCATCAGCCGACGACGCAGGGAGAACTTTAAAGGCCTCACTCTTCCTCCAGCGCTGGCCAGATGGGTGGTGAAGTCCGTTGAGTTGGAGCAGCAACTAGGAGGAAACCCGTCAGGCGAGACAAAGAAGCAGCTCAGAGCGCTGGTGCGGAACAGACTGAAGGCGTTTTTCCACACGGTCACTG GCTGCCCTCCCATCATCCCTCGGTGTATGTGGGGTGCAGAGCCGTACAGAGGAACGCCCACTCGCCTGACTCTGCCGCTGTCCTTCATGTACATCCATCACACCCACTCCCCGAGCGAGCCTTGCCTGACGTTCCAGCAGTGTTCTGCAGACATGCGCTCCATGCAGCGCTTCCACCAGGAAGACAGAGGCTGGGACGACATCGGGTACAG CTTCGTCGCCGGCTCTGACGGGTACATCTACGAAGGCCGAGGGTGGCACTGGCAAGGAGCCCACACCCTGGGACACAACTCCAAAGGTTACGGCGTTTCCTTCATCGGGGACTACACCGCTCGTCTGCCATCTCAGCACGCCATGAGGCTGGTGAGAGACCAGCTGGCGGCCTGCGCTGTAGGTGGTGGTCGACTGGCGTCCTCCTTCACTGTGCAGGGACACAGACAGGTGGTGAGCACATCCTGTCCTGGAGACACCTTCTACGAGGAGATCAGAGGCTGGGAACGCTTTGGG GAAGTGAAGAAATGA
- the LOC107396844 gene encoding N-acetylmuramoyl-L-alanine amidase isoform X2, whose translation MDDFIKAVKRVEAQDPGSKPVAVLKRLRRAAGLNDAFIQHFLSDAATSGPELEANLSAYVHKAVHHSVQEDAREEGVVLTSDGTTVALRPLLLGLEAGFLSKTRGQARGLYHLTLAKDLGLSLRRRSNRQHFDADGCWDNLTSPRVFTLSAKPSLLTTALVNGGMDGVVLGMEVSGKARQHLKLSSLLTEYYNHQLNSEGLDSAPRLISRRRRENFKGLTLPPALARWVVKSVELEQQLGGNPSGETKKQLRALVRNRLKAFFHTVTGCPPIIPRCMWGAEPYRGTPTRLTLPLSFMYIHHTHSPSEPCLTFQQCSADMRSMQRFHQEDRGWDDIGYSFVAGSDGYIYEGRGWHWQGAHTLGHNSKGYGVSFIGDYTARLPSQHAMRLVRDQLAACAVGGGRLASSFTVQGHRQVVSTSCPGDTFYEEIRGWERFGEVKK comes from the exons ATGGACGACTTCATTAAGGCTGTGAAGCGGGTGGAGGCTCAGGACCCCGGATCGAAGCCGGTAGCTGTGCTGAAACGGCTACGCAGAGCCGCCGGCCTCAACGACGCGTTCATTCAACACTTCCTCTCTGACGCCGCCACCAGTGGTCCTGAACTGGAAGCTAACCTCTCAGCTTACGTTCACAAGGCTGTGCATCACAGCGTGCAGGAAGACGCCAGAGAAGAAGGAGTGGTTCTGACTTCTGATGGTACCACTGTTGCCCTCAGGCCACTCCTCCTGGGTCTTGAAGCTGGGTTCCTGTCCAAGACTCGAGGACAAGCCAGAGGCCTCTACCACCTGACTCTGGCCAAAGACCTGGGCCTTTCCTTAAGGCGGCGCTCCAACAGACAGCACTTTGATGCCGATGGCTGCTGGGACAACCTAACCTCTCCTCGGGTGTTCACCCTCTCAGCCAAACCATCGCTGCTAACTACAGCTCTGGTTAACGGAGGCATGGATGGTGTGGTACTGGGGATGGAGGTGTCTGGCAAAGCAAGACAACATCTCAAGCTCAGCAGTCTGCTGACGGAGTACTACAACCACCAGCTGAACAGCGAGGGACTGGACAGCGCCCCTCGTCTCATCAGCCGACGACGCAGGGAGAACTTTAAAGGCCTCACTCTTCCTCCAGCGCTGGCCAGATGGGTGGTGAAGTCCGTTGAGTTGGAGCAGCAACTAGGAGGAAACCCGTCAGGCGAGACAAAGAAGCAGCTCAGAGCGCTGGTGCGGAACAGACTGAAGGCGTTTTTCCACACGGTCACTG GCTGCCCTCCCATCATCCCTCGGTGTATGTGGGGTGCAGAGCCGTACAGAGGAACGCCCACTCGCCTGACTCTGCCGCTGTCCTTCATGTACATCCATCACACCCACTCCCCGAGCGAGCCTTGCCTGACGTTCCAGCAGTGTTCTGCAGACATGCGCTCCATGCAGCGCTTCCACCAGGAAGACAGAGGCTGGGACGACATCGGGTACAG CTTCGTCGCCGGCTCTGACGGGTACATCTACGAAGGCCGAGGGTGGCACTGGCAAGGAGCCCACACCCTGGGACACAACTCCAAAGGTTACGGCGTTTCCTTCATCGGGGACTACACCGCTCGTCTGCCATCTCAGCACGCCATGAGGCTGGTGAGAGACCAGCTGGCGGCCTGCGCTGTAGGTGGTGGTCGACTGGCGTCCTCCTTCACTGTGCAGGGACACAGACAGGTGGTGAGCACATCCTGTCCTGGAGACACCTTCTACGAGGAGATCAGAGGCTGGGAACGCTTTGGG GAAGTGAAGAAATGA